One genomic region from Stackebrandtia nassauensis DSM 44728 encodes:
- the dnaN gene encoding DNA polymerase III subunit beta yields MKLRVDRDALADAVAWTAKSLPVRPSVPVLAGALMTVSDGQLTISGFDYEVSSQVTLPVTSDASGSALVSGKLLAEIVKALPAKPVDVAAEGSHVEITCGSARFTLPTMPVEDYPSLPDMPEAVGTIDAAAFAAAVAQTAVAAGKDDTLPTMTGVQLEFTGTGLALLATDRYRMAIRDLPWRPDSNDLNVTTLIPAKALSDTAKALGSRGGEVTIALPDPSNGPIGMVGFAADGRRTTSRVLDGQLPPLRSLIPVTYAAELRVNAAELASVARRVSLVTERNSPLRLNVDGDGLVVEAGGAEDATASEAMDCEYSGDAMKVAFNPQYLLDGLSAISAPVAVFSFTEPGKPVTLKGDKANADDDGDFSGYTHLLQPLRYDS; encoded by the coding sequence ATGAAGCTTCGAGTCGATCGCGACGCGCTTGCCGACGCCGTCGCCTGGACGGCCAAGAGCCTGCCGGTCCGACCGTCCGTACCGGTGCTGGCCGGCGCGTTGATGACTGTCTCTGATGGACAACTGACGATCTCCGGGTTCGACTACGAGGTCTCCAGCCAGGTGACACTTCCGGTCACCTCGGACGCCTCCGGCAGCGCCCTGGTCTCCGGCAAGCTGCTCGCCGAGATCGTCAAGGCCCTGCCCGCCAAGCCCGTCGACGTCGCCGCCGAGGGCAGCCACGTCGAGATCACCTGCGGCAGCGCCCGCTTCACGCTGCCGACCATGCCCGTGGAGGACTACCCGAGCCTGCCCGACATGCCCGAGGCCGTCGGCACCATCGACGCCGCCGCCTTCGCGGCCGCCGTCGCCCAGACCGCCGTGGCCGCCGGCAAGGACGACACCCTGCCGACCATGACCGGCGTGCAGCTGGAGTTCACCGGTACCGGCCTGGCGCTGCTGGCCACCGACCGGTACCGGATGGCGATCCGCGACCTGCCGTGGCGCCCCGACTCCAACGACCTCAACGTGACCACGCTGATCCCGGCCAAGGCGCTGTCCGACACCGCCAAGGCGCTGGGTTCGCGGGGCGGCGAGGTCACCATCGCGCTGCCCGACCCGTCGAACGGCCCGATCGGCATGGTCGGTTTCGCCGCCGACGGCCGTCGCACCACCAGCCGGGTCCTGGACGGTCAGCTGCCGCCGCTGCGGTCGCTGATCCCGGTGACCTACGCCGCCGAACTGCGCGTCAACGCCGCCGAGCTGGCCTCGGTCGCGCGACGGGTTTCGCTTGTCACCGAACGCAACTCGCCGCTGCGCCTCAACGTCGACGGCGACGGCCTGGTGGTCGAGGCCGGTGGCGCCGAGGACGCGACCGCCTCGGAGGCCATGGACTGTGAGTACTCCGGCGACGCGATGAAGGTCGCGTTCAACCCGCAGTATCTTTTGGATGGCCTGTCGGCGATCTCGGCTCCGGTCGCGGTGTTCTCGTTCACCGAACCGGGCAAGCCGGTGACGCTCAAGGGCGACAAGGCCAACGCTGACGACGACGGCGACTTCAGCGGTTACACCCACCTGTTGCAGCCGCTGCGCTACGACAGCTGA
- the gnd gene encoding phosphogluconate dehydrogenase (NAD(+)-dependent, decarboxylating), producing MQLGIVGLGKMGGNMRTRLREAGHEVFGFDRDASLTDVADLPELVSRLDAPRAVWVMVPAGDPTRDTVHALGELLSEGDVVIDGGNSRFTDDAEHAEHLAGKGVGYIDAGVSGGVWGRENGYALMVGGAKGDVDKLMPIFDALKPPGEYGFVHAGGVGAGHYAKMVHNGIEYGLMQAYAEGYELLRASEYVDDVPAVFKSWREGTVVRSWLLDLMDRALDEDPNLDKLAGYATDSGEGRWTVEESIRLAVPLNAITASLYARFASRQDDSDAMKAIAALRNQFGGHAVKPEK from the coding sequence ATGCAACTCGGCATCGTCGGTCTGGGCAAGATGGGCGGCAACATGCGCACTCGGTTGCGCGAGGCCGGTCACGAGGTCTTCGGCTTCGACAGGGACGCGTCGCTGACCGACGTTGCCGATCTGCCCGAACTGGTGTCGCGCCTCGACGCGCCGCGCGCGGTGTGGGTCATGGTTCCGGCCGGTGACCCCACCCGCGACACCGTCCACGCTCTCGGCGAACTGCTCAGCGAGGGCGACGTCGTCATCGACGGCGGCAACTCCCGGTTCACCGACGACGCCGAGCACGCCGAACACCTGGCGGGCAAGGGCGTCGGCTACATCGACGCCGGGGTCTCCGGCGGCGTGTGGGGCCGCGAGAACGGCTACGCGCTGATGGTCGGCGGCGCCAAGGGCGACGTCGACAAGCTGATGCCGATCTTCGACGCGCTCAAGCCGCCCGGCGAGTACGGCTTCGTCCACGCGGGCGGGGTCGGCGCGGGCCACTACGCGAAGATGGTCCACAACGGCATCGAGTACGGCCTGATGCAGGCCTACGCCGAGGGTTACGAACTGCTGCGGGCCAGCGAGTACGTCGATGACGTCCCGGCGGTCTTCAAGTCCTGGCGCGAGGGCACCGTGGTGCGTTCCTGGCTGCTGGACCTGATGGACCGGGCGCTGGACGAGGACCCGAACCTGGACAAGCTGGCCGGTTACGCCACCGACTCCGGCGAGGGCCGCTGGACCGTCGAGGAGTCGATCCGGCTGGCGGTGCCGCTCAACGCGATCACCGCGTCGCTGTACGCGCGCTTCGCCTCCCGTCAGGACGACTCCGACGCGATGAAGGCGATCGCCGCGCTGCGCAACCAGTTCGGTGGCCACGCGGTCAAGCCGGAGAAGTAG
- the recF gene encoding DNA replication/repair protein RecF (All proteins in this family for which functions are known are DNA-binding proteins that assist the filamentation of RecA onto DNA for the initiation of recombination or recombinational repair.): MHVRRLELTDFRSYGHVDVELPEGPSVFVGPNGHGKTNLIESLGYLATGSSHRVTSDAPLVRAGCESATARAAIVHEGRELLAELTITPGKANRARLNRSPLPRSRDLIGALKAVVFAPEDLNLIRGEPEQRRRLLDELLIARHPRFAGVRADYDRVVKQRNALLRTAYLARKTGGRGNTDLHTLDTWDAHLAQHGADLLAGRLALIEDYTPYVVKAYEAVSAGRGRPRLSYHSALGENEPLSPDRDLLTARLSAALATARSREVERGTTLVGPHRDDLKLVLGDLPAKGYASHGESWSYALALRLGAAELLRDNGTAPVLILDDVYAELDSQRRERLAELVARAPQVLVTCAVAEDVPAQMSGGRYDIHDGEVRRVI; encoded by the coding sequence GTGCATGTTCGGCGGCTGGAGCTGACCGACTTCCGTTCCTACGGTCACGTCGACGTCGAACTGCCCGAAGGCCCGAGCGTCTTCGTCGGCCCCAACGGGCACGGCAAGACCAACCTGATCGAATCGCTGGGCTACCTGGCCACCGGTTCCAGTCACCGGGTCACCTCGGACGCGCCGCTGGTGCGCGCGGGGTGCGAGTCGGCGACCGCCCGCGCCGCGATCGTCCATGAAGGACGCGAGCTGCTGGCCGAGCTGACCATCACCCCCGGCAAGGCCAACCGGGCCCGGCTCAACCGCTCCCCGCTGCCGCGGTCCCGCGACCTGATCGGGGCGCTCAAGGCGGTCGTGTTCGCGCCCGAGGACCTCAACCTGATCCGCGGCGAACCCGAACAGCGGCGCCGGTTGCTGGACGAACTGCTCATCGCCCGGCACCCGCGGTTCGCCGGGGTGCGCGCCGACTACGACCGGGTCGTCAAGCAGCGCAACGCCCTGCTGCGGACCGCGTACTTGGCCCGCAAGACCGGCGGCCGGGGCAACACCGACCTGCACACTTTGGACACCTGGGACGCGCACCTGGCCCAGCACGGCGCCGACCTGCTGGCCGGGCGGCTGGCCCTCATCGAGGACTACACCCCCTACGTGGTCAAGGCGTACGAGGCCGTCAGCGCCGGACGCGGGCGGCCGAGGCTCAGCTATCACAGCGCCCTGGGCGAGAACGAACCGTTGTCCCCCGACCGGGACCTGCTGACCGCCCGGCTGTCGGCCGCGCTGGCCACCGCCCGCAGCCGCGAGGTGGAACGCGGCACCACCCTGGTGGGCCCGCACCGCGACGACCTGAAACTCGTGCTCGGCGACCTGCCCGCCAAGGGCTACGCCAGCCACGGCGAGTCCTGGTCCTACGCGCTGGCACTGCGGCTGGGCGCGGCGGAACTGCTGCGCGACAACGGGACCGCGCCGGTGCTCATCCTCGACGACGTCTACGCCGAGTTGGACTCGCAGCGGCGGGAACGACTGGCCGAACTCGTCGCCAGGGCGCCGCAGGTGCTGGTGACCTGCGCGGTGGCCGAGGACGTGCCCGCGCAGATGAGCGGCGGCCGCTATGACATTCACGACGGGGAGGTAAGGCGTGTCATATGA
- a CDS encoding DUF721 domain-containing protein, with amino-acid sequence MSYEPRRKRRRPTGAWSGPGPDGRDPQPLGEVLGKLIKDRGWRDPAAKAGLFANWPQIVGPEIAEHCRPVSCADGELIIEAESAAWATQLRLFKTQILARLASHSGPQVVTRLRIQGPSQPSYVTGPRRVRFRS; translated from the coding sequence GTGTCATATGAACCACGGCGCAAACGGCGTCGCCCGACCGGAGCCTGGTCGGGCCCCGGGCCCGACGGCCGCGATCCGCAGCCGCTCGGCGAGGTGCTGGGCAAACTCATCAAGGACCGGGGTTGGCGCGATCCGGCGGCCAAGGCCGGGCTGTTCGCGAACTGGCCCCAGATCGTCGGCCCCGAGATCGCGGAGCACTGCCGTCCGGTGTCGTGCGCGGACGGCGAGCTGATCATCGAGGCCGAGTCGGCGGCGTGGGCCACCCAGCTGCGGCTGTTCAAGACCCAGATCCTGGCCCGGCTGGCCTCGCACTCGGGGCCGCAGGTGGTCACTCGGCTGCGGATCCAGGGACCGTCGCAGCCGTCCTACGTCACCGGGCCCCGGCGGGTGCGGTTTCGATCATGA
- the gyrB gene encoding DNA topoisomerase (ATP-hydrolyzing) subunit B produces the protein MAAAEKKQDDYNAGSLTVLEGLEAVRKRPGMYIGSTGERGLHHLIWEVVDNAVDEAMAGHCDTIDVTILADNGVRVIDNGRGFPVDLHPKLKKPGVEVALTVLHAGGKFDSKSYAVSGGLHGVGISVVNALSTRIEMEIQRDGFVWTQSYKHSVPGPLEQGEKSRKTGTSVSFWPDDTIFETTVYNFETIYRRLQEYAFLNKNLKIVLRDERPRPESEEDTKPREVVFQYAEGIADFVRHLNATKSPLHKSVVMFEAKSEEDGSSLEVAMQWNESYGESVYTFANAINTHEGGTHEEGFRAALTTCVNKYGTDRKLLKGTDRLSGDDIREGLAAIVSVKLVEPQFEGQTKTKLGNTEVKSFVQRVCNEWLVDWFDRNPSEAKTIITKASAAAQARKAAAQARKLARRKSLLETSSMPGKLADCQSTDPSESEMFVVEGDSAGGSAKQGRDPRTQAILPIRGKILNVEKARIDKILKNNEVQAMITALGTGIHDDFDIEKLRYHKIILMSDADVDGQHINTLLLTLLFRMMRPLVEMGHVYMSQPPLYKIKWNRKGDQVEYAFSDRERDGLIEMGMSQGKPDPRKYDGIQRYKGLGEMNYTELWETTMNPATRALLQVTLDDAATADELFSVLMGEDVETRRNFIQRNAKDVRFLDI, from the coding sequence GTGGCAGCGGCGGAAAAGAAGCAGGATGACTACAACGCCGGGTCGCTTACCGTCCTCGAGGGTCTCGAGGCGGTTCGCAAACGACCCGGCATGTACATCGGCTCGACGGGGGAACGCGGCCTCCATCACCTGATCTGGGAAGTCGTCGACAACGCGGTCGACGAGGCAATGGCGGGACACTGCGACACGATCGACGTCACCATCCTGGCCGACAACGGGGTCCGTGTCATCGACAACGGTCGTGGCTTCCCGGTCGACCTGCACCCCAAACTCAAGAAGCCCGGCGTCGAGGTCGCGCTGACCGTGCTGCACGCGGGCGGCAAGTTCGACTCCAAGTCCTACGCGGTCTCCGGTGGTCTGCACGGCGTCGGCATCTCGGTGGTGAACGCGCTGTCGACCCGCATCGAGATGGAGATCCAGCGCGACGGTTTCGTCTGGACGCAGTCGTACAAGCACTCGGTGCCCGGTCCGCTGGAGCAGGGCGAGAAGTCGCGCAAGACCGGAACCTCGGTGAGCTTCTGGCCGGACGACACCATCTTCGAGACCACCGTCTACAACTTCGAGACCATCTACCGGCGGTTGCAGGAATACGCGTTCCTCAACAAGAACCTCAAGATCGTGCTGCGCGACGAACGGCCGCGACCGGAGTCCGAGGAGGACACCAAACCGCGCGAGGTGGTGTTCCAGTACGCCGAGGGCATCGCCGACTTCGTCCGGCACCTCAACGCCACCAAGTCGCCGCTGCACAAGTCGGTCGTCATGTTCGAGGCGAAGTCCGAGGAGGACGGCTCGAGCCTCGAGGTCGCGATGCAGTGGAACGAGTCCTACGGCGAGAGCGTCTACACCTTCGCCAACGCCATCAACACCCACGAGGGCGGCACCCACGAAGAGGGCTTCCGGGCCGCGCTGACCACCTGCGTCAACAAGTACGGCACCGACCGCAAGCTGCTCAAGGGCACCGACCGGCTGTCGGGCGACGACATCCGCGAGGGACTGGCCGCGATCGTGTCGGTGAAACTCGTCGAGCCGCAGTTCGAGGGCCAGACCAAGACCAAACTGGGCAACACCGAGGTCAAGAGCTTCGTGCAGCGGGTCTGCAACGAGTGGCTGGTCGACTGGTTCGACCGCAACCCGTCCGAGGCCAAGACGATCATCACCAAGGCCTCGGCCGCCGCCCAGGCCCGCAAGGCCGCCGCCCAGGCCCGCAAGCTGGCCCGCCGCAAGTCGCTGCTGGAGACCTCCTCCATGCCGGGCAAGCTGGCCGACTGCCAGTCCACCGACCCGAGCGAGTCGGAGATGTTCGTCGTCGAGGGTGACTCGGCCGGTGGTTCCGCCAAACAGGGCCGCGACCCGCGCACCCAGGCCATCCTGCCGATCCGGGGCAAGATCCTCAACGTCGAGAAGGCCCGCATCGACAAGATCCTCAAGAACAACGAGGTCCAGGCGATGATCACGGCACTGGGCACCGGCATCCACGACGACTTCGACATCGAGAAACTGCGCTACCACAAGATCATCCTGATGTCGGACGCCGATGTGGACGGTCAGCACATCAACACGCTGCTGCTGACGTTGCTGTTCCGGATGATGCGCCCGCTGGTGGAGATGGGCCACGTCTACATGTCGCAGCCGCCGCTGTACAAGATCAAGTGGAACCGCAAGGGCGACCAGGTCGAGTACGCCTTCTCCGACCGGGAACGCGACGGTCTCATCGAGATGGGCATGTCGCAGGGCAAGCCGGACCCGCGCAAGTACGACGGCATCCAGCGCTACAAGGGTCTGGGCGAGATGAACTACACCGAGCTGTGGGAGACCACGATGAACCCGGCCACCCGGGCGCTGCTCCAGGTCACGCTCGACGACGCCGCCACCGCCGACGAACTGTTCAGCGTCCTGATGGGCGAGGACGTCGAGACCCGGCGCAACTTCATCCAGCGCAACGCCAAGGACGTCCGCTTTCTTGATATTTAG
- the gyrA gene encoding DNA gyrase subunit A: MSDPNQPELEVPEVGAGRIEPVGVEVQMQRSYLDYAMSVIVGRALPDVRDGLKPVHRKILYGMYDGGYRPDRGYVKCSRVVGDVMGQYHPHGDSAIYDSLVRMAQPWSMRYPLIDGQGNFGSPGNDPAAAMRYTESRLDPLAMEMLRDIDEDSVDFGPNYDGKTTEPEVLPARIPNLLVNGSEGIAVGMATKIPPHNLREVAAAVNWCLDNTEADEEETLEALIKLVQGPDFPTSALIVGRAGIEDAYRTGRGSIRMRAVIEVEEDRKGRPCLVVTEMPYQVNPDNLAERIAELVKDGKLNGIADIREESSGRTGMRLVLVLKRDAVAKVVLNNLYKHTQLQETFGANMLALVDGVPRTLNLAQFVRHYVAHQIEVIVRRTKFRLRKAEERAHILRGLQKALDQLDAVIALIRSSPSAEESKTGLMNLLEVDEIQATAILDMQLRRLAALERQKILDELAEIEAKIADLEDILAKPERQRQIIKDELGAIVAKWGDERRTKIVPFEGEVNMEDLIAREDVVVTITRGGYAKRTKVDLYRSQRRGGKGVSGATLKQDDLVSHFFVCSTHDWMLFFTNKGRVYRAKAYELPEASRTARGQHVANLLAFQPDEQIAQVMQISGYDVAPYLVLATRRGLVKKTKLTDFDSPRTGGVIGINLRDGDEVVGAALINPDDDLLLVSKKAQAIRFMASDESLRPMGRATSGVIGMRFVEADELLTMEVVRGGMDILVATSGGYAKRTPVEEYPQQGRGGKGVLTAKITERRGNLVGALSVTPDDELFAITSEGGVIRTPVKPVRRTTDRNTMGVKLMDLPEGVSLLAMARSADEPDEQD; this comes from the coding sequence GTGAGCGACCCAAACCAGCCGGAACTTGAGGTGCCCGAGGTGGGCGCCGGACGCATCGAGCCGGTAGGCGTCGAAGTCCAGATGCAACGCTCCTATCTCGACTACGCCATGAGCGTGATCGTCGGGCGGGCGCTGCCGGACGTTCGTGACGGCCTCAAACCGGTGCACCGCAAGATCCTCTATGGAATGTACGACGGCGGCTATCGGCCGGATCGCGGATACGTCAAGTGCTCCCGCGTCGTCGGTGACGTCATGGGGCAGTACCACCCGCACGGCGACTCCGCCATCTACGACTCCCTGGTCCGGATGGCGCAGCCGTGGTCGATGCGGTACCCGCTCATCGACGGCCAGGGCAACTTCGGTTCGCCGGGCAACGACCCGGCCGCCGCCATGCGGTACACCGAGTCCCGGCTCGACCCGCTGGCGATGGAGATGCTGCGGGACATCGACGAGGACTCGGTCGACTTCGGGCCCAACTACGACGGCAAGACCACCGAGCCCGAGGTGCTGCCGGCCCGGATCCCGAACCTGCTCGTCAACGGCTCCGAGGGCATCGCCGTCGGCATGGCCACCAAGATCCCGCCGCACAACCTGCGCGAGGTCGCCGCGGCCGTCAACTGGTGTCTCGACAACACCGAGGCCGACGAGGAGGAGACCCTCGAGGCCCTGATCAAACTGGTGCAGGGCCCCGACTTCCCCACCTCGGCGCTGATCGTCGGGCGCGCCGGGATCGAGGACGCCTACCGCACCGGCCGCGGCTCCATCCGGATGCGCGCCGTCATCGAGGTCGAGGAGGACCGCAAGGGCCGTCCGTGCCTGGTGGTCACCGAGATGCCCTACCAGGTCAACCCGGACAACCTGGCCGAGCGGATCGCCGAACTCGTCAAGGACGGCAAGCTCAACGGCATCGCCGACATCCGCGAGGAGTCGTCCGGCCGCACCGGTATGCGACTGGTCCTGGTGCTCAAGCGCGACGCGGTCGCCAAGGTCGTCCTCAACAACCTGTACAAGCACACCCAGTTGCAGGAGACCTTCGGCGCCAACATGCTGGCGCTGGTCGACGGGGTGCCGCGCACTCTGAACCTGGCCCAGTTCGTGCGGCACTACGTGGCGCACCAGATCGAGGTCATCGTCCGGCGCACCAAGTTCCGGCTGCGCAAGGCCGAGGAACGCGCCCACATCCTGCGTGGTCTGCAGAAGGCGCTCGACCAGCTCGACGCGGTGATCGCGTTGATCCGCAGCTCGCCGTCGGCCGAGGAGTCCAAGACCGGCCTGATGAACCTGCTGGAAGTGGACGAGATCCAGGCCACCGCGATCCTGGACATGCAGCTGCGTCGCCTGGCGGCGTTGGAACGGCAGAAGATCCTCGACGAACTGGCCGAGATCGAGGCCAAGATCGCCGACCTGGAGGACATCCTCGCCAAGCCGGAGCGGCAGCGGCAGATCATCAAGGACGAGCTCGGCGCGATCGTCGCCAAATGGGGCGACGAACGTCGCACCAAGATCGTCCCCTTCGAGGGCGAGGTCAACATGGAGGACCTCATCGCCCGCGAGGACGTCGTGGTCACCATCACCCGCGGCGGCTACGCCAAGCGCACCAAGGTCGACCTGTACCGCTCGCAACGTCGCGGCGGCAAGGGCGTCTCGGGCGCGACGCTCAAGCAGGACGACCTGGTCAGCCACTTCTTCGTGTGCTCGACGCACGACTGGATGCTGTTCTTCACCAACAAGGGCCGCGTCTACCGGGCCAAGGCCTACGAACTGCCGGAGGCCAGCCGCACCGCGCGCGGCCAGCACGTCGCCAACCTGCTGGCCTTCCAGCCGGACGAGCAGATCGCCCAGGTGATGCAGATCAGCGGCTACGACGTGGCGCCGTACCTGGTGCTGGCGACCCGCCGCGGTCTGGTCAAGAAGACGAAGCTCACCGACTTCGACTCGCCGCGCACCGGCGGTGTGATCGGAATCAACCTGCGCGACGGCGACGAGGTGGTCGGGGCGGCGCTCATCAACCCCGACGACGACCTGCTGCTCGTCTCCAAGAAGGCGCAGGCGATCCGGTTCATGGCCTCCGACGAGAGCCTGCGTCCCATGGGCCGGGCCACTTCGGGTGTCATCGGCATGCGCTTCGTCGAGGCCGACGAACTGTTGACAATGGAGGTCGTCCGCGGTGGAATGGACATCCTCGTGGCCACGAGCGGCGGTTATGCCAAACGAACCCCGGTCGAGGAATACCCTCAGCAAGGCCGAGGCGGCAAGGGCGTGCTCACCGCTAAAATAACCGAGCGGCGGGGTAACCTCGTCGGCGCGTTGTCGGTGACACCTGACGACGAATTGTTCGCCATTACCTCAGAGGGCGGGGTAATCCGGACACCGGTGAAACCGGTGCGGCGGACCACAGATCGCAACACCATGGGTGTCAAGCTAATGGATCTGCCGGAGGGTGTTTCGCTCCTCGCGATGGCGCGAAGCGCTGACGAACCAGACGAACAGGACTGA
- a CDS encoding ABC transporter ATP-binding protein, which yields MFRRLGDLADPFLPDPPHNPPTRVWPFLKLQLRPLRHIITASLLFSAASAAVEVWLIFYTGQLVDTLAATTPARLWAEHGLELVLVAALFLILRPLLWTGRESLDDIAFRPNAATGTRWRLHRHVLGQSVGWFRKDLAGRIASRVTELTTAATGAAYTVLHTLSFVGMYIVGSFWLMSAQDIRLAIPLALWIGLYFAVMAYVVPRYRRASQRHQSTQSALTGLLVDTYANIDTIKMSATGTDDPESRRRFADNHTAHLRLQRVEVTINASMMALGTILTVGLVGYSIALWQTGAAPLGLVAASLALSLRVNGIAEWLLDAVTALFGCLGAMREHLPTIAQPLEITDAPTATDLTITGGAIRLHDVSHHYGKETGGLDRVCLNIPAGQKIGLVGRSGAGKSTLVNLILRFFDAESGTITIDDQNIRAVTQDSLRHHIALVSQDASLLHRSVAANITGGVDNIDRTRITEAARKAAADGFIPTLRDATGRTGYDAHVGERGVTLSGGQRQRIALARAFLTEAPILVLDEATSALDSESEAAIQETLSEIMADKTVIAIAHRLSTIAHLDRIVVLDEGRIVEDGSHDQLLTTGGIYADLWKHQSGGFLSST from the coding sequence ATGTTTCGTCGACTCGGCGACCTCGCCGACCCATTCCTGCCCGACCCGCCCCACAACCCGCCCACCCGCGTCTGGCCGTTCCTGAAACTCCAGCTGCGCCCGCTGCGGCACATCATCACCGCCTCACTGCTGTTCTCGGCCGCCAGCGCGGCCGTCGAGGTGTGGCTGATCTTCTACACCGGACAACTCGTCGACACCCTCGCCGCGACCACCCCGGCCCGGCTGTGGGCCGAACACGGTCTCGAACTGGTACTCGTCGCCGCACTGTTCCTGATCCTGCGTCCCCTGCTGTGGACCGGTCGCGAAAGCCTGGACGACATCGCCTTCCGCCCCAACGCCGCCACCGGAACCCGCTGGCGCCTGCACCGCCACGTCCTCGGCCAGTCGGTCGGCTGGTTCCGCAAGGACCTCGCCGGACGCATCGCCTCACGAGTCACCGAACTCACCACCGCCGCAACCGGCGCCGCCTACACGGTGCTGCACACCCTGTCCTTCGTCGGCATGTACATCGTCGGCTCGTTCTGGCTCATGTCCGCACAGGACATCCGACTCGCGATCCCGCTGGCGCTGTGGATCGGGCTCTACTTCGCCGTGATGGCCTATGTGGTGCCCCGCTACCGCCGGGCCTCCCAACGCCACCAGTCCACCCAGTCGGCCCTGACCGGTCTGCTGGTCGACACTTACGCCAACATCGACACCATCAAGATGTCGGCGACCGGAACCGACGACCCCGAAAGCCGCCGCCGCTTCGCCGACAACCACACCGCTCACCTACGGCTGCAACGCGTCGAGGTCACGATCAACGCGAGCATGATGGCGCTGGGAACCATCCTCACCGTCGGCCTCGTCGGCTACTCGATCGCACTGTGGCAGACCGGGGCCGCCCCGCTGGGACTCGTCGCCGCCTCCCTGGCACTGAGCCTGCGCGTCAACGGCATCGCCGAGTGGCTGCTCGACGCGGTCACCGCCCTGTTCGGCTGCCTCGGCGCGATGCGCGAACACCTCCCCACCATCGCCCAACCCCTGGAGATAACCGACGCCCCCACCGCCACCGACCTGACGATCACCGGCGGAGCCATCCGCCTCCACGACGTCAGTCACCACTACGGCAAGGAAACCGGCGGCCTGGACCGCGTCTGCCTCAACATCCCCGCCGGCCAGAAGATCGGCCTCGTCGGCCGCTCCGGGGCCGGTAAGTCAACCCTGGTCAACCTGATCCTCCGGTTCTTCGACGCCGAATCCGGAACCATCACGATCGACGACCAGAACATCCGCGCCGTCACCCAGGACAGCCTGCGCCACCACATCGCCCTGGTGAGCCAGGACGCCTCCCTGCTCCACCGCTCGGTGGCCGCCAACATCACCGGCGGCGTCGACAACATCGACCGAACCCGAATAACCGAGGCGGCCCGCAAAGCGGCGGCCGACGGCTTCATCCCCACCCTGCGCGACGCCACCGGCCGCACCGGCTACGACGCCCACGTCGGCGAACGCGGCGTCACCCTCTCGGGCGGCCAACGCCAACGCATCGCCCTGGCCCGGGCCTTCCTCACCGAAGCCCCGATCCTGGTCCTCGACGAGGCCACCTCAGCGCTCGACTCCGAATCCGAAGCGGCCATCCAGGAAACCCTCTCGGAGATCATGGCGGACAAGACGGTCATCGCGATCGCCCACCGCCTGTCCACCATCGCCCACCTTGACCGCATCGTCGTCCTCGACGAGGGCCGCATAGTCGAAGACGGCAGCCACGACCAACTACTGACCACTGGCGGCATCTACGCCGACTTGTGGAAACACCAATCCGGAGGCTTCCTCAGTTCCACGTGA